The Muricauda sp. SCSIO 65647 genome includes a region encoding these proteins:
- a CDS encoding ZIP family metal transporter: protein MEHVITYFESINPILAALYATLFTWGLTAAGAGLVFLFKSPKRALMDGMLGFTGGVMVAASFWSLLAPGIEMSEGEGFVKVIPAAVGFLLGALFIYGLDKVLPHLHINFKIDEAEGVKTPWHRTTLLVLAITLHNIPEGLAVGVLFGGVASGFEGATIGGAVALALGIGLQNFPEGFAVAVPMRRHGLSRRKSWMYGQASAIVEPIAGVLGAWAVLTFEPILPYALAFAAGAMIFVVVEEVIPETQQDKYTDIATMGFIGGFIIMMTLDVGLG from the coding sequence ATGGAACACGTAATTACTTATTTTGAAAGTATCAACCCTATTCTGGCCGCTTTATATGCCACTTTGTTTACATGGGGGTTGACCGCTGCCGGAGCGGGGCTGGTCTTTTTGTTCAAAAGCCCCAAACGTGCCCTGATGGACGGTATGTTGGGTTTTACCGGTGGGGTGATGGTAGCTGCCAGTTTTTGGAGCCTGCTGGCCCCAGGCATAGAAATGAGTGAAGGTGAGGGCTTTGTAAAGGTAATTCCCGCGGCGGTAGGGTTTTTATTGGGCGCCTTGTTTATTTATGGGTTAGACAAGGTACTTCCGCATTTACATATCAACTTTAAAATAGACGAGGCCGAAGGGGTAAAGACCCCATGGCACCGTACCACATTACTTGTTCTGGCCATAACCCTTCACAATATTCCCGAAGGCTTGGCGGTAGGTGTTTTGTTCGGGGGAGTGGCTTCAGGCTTTGAAGGGGCCACTATTGGAGGTGCTGTGGCCTTGGCCCTGGGGATCGGACTGCAAAACTTTCCAGAGGGCTTTGCCGTAGCAGTACCGATGCGAAGACATGGTTTAAGCCGTAGAAAAAGTTGGATGTATGGTCAGGCCTCTGCCATTGTAGAACCCATAGCAGGGGTATTGGGGGCTTGGGCCGTACTGACCTTTGAGCCCATTTTGCCCTATGCCCTGGCTTTTGCTGCTGGGGCCATGATCTTTGTGGTCGTTGAAGAGGTCATCCCCGAAACCCAACAAGACAAATATACCGATATCGCCACGATGGGTTTTATCGGCGGTTTTATCATCATGATGACCCTAGATGTGGGGCTGGGGTAG
- a CDS encoding metal-dependent transcriptional regulator: MTRAEENYIKTIFHLGGNSTKLISTNAIADEMDTKPSSVTDMAKKLAEKELVHYKKYQGVNLTDLGIKTALSIIRKHRLWEVFLVKKLDFTWDEVHEVAEQLEHIKSEKLIDKIDELLEFPKYDPHGDPIPTKSGEFQERNKQPLSELPIGATGICVGVKDTSSVFLRFLDKNDIALGDTLEILEKEDFDDSLIIKIDDRELHISNQIATNLYVKKE, from the coding sequence TTGACACGGGCTGAAGAGAACTATATCAAGACCATTTTTCATTTGGGGGGCAACAGCACAAAGTTGATTTCCACCAATGCCATTGCCGATGAGATGGATACCAAACCTTCGTCTGTGACTGACATGGCCAAAAAGCTGGCTGAAAAAGAATTGGTCCATTATAAGAAATACCAAGGGGTCAATTTGACCGATCTCGGGATAAAAACGGCACTTTCCATTATACGCAAGCATCGTCTTTGGGAGGTCTTTTTAGTCAAAAAATTAGATTTTACATGGGATGAGGTACATGAGGTCGCCGAGCAGTTAGAGCATATCAAAAGCGAGAAACTCATCGATAAGATTGATGAACTCTTGGAGTTTCCGAAATACGATCCGCACGGTGATCCCATCCCGACCAAAAGCGGCGAATTTCAAGAACGGAACAAACAGCCCTTGAGCGAGTTGCCCATTGGGGCCACTGGAATTTGTGTAGGGGTGAAAGATACATCATCGGTATTTCTCAGATTTCTTGACAAAAATGACATTGCCCTGGGAGATACGCTAGAAATACTCGAAAAAGAAGACTTTGATGATTCCCTGATTATCAAGATTGATGACCGCGAATTGCATATTTCCAATCAAATCGCTACCAATCTTTATGTTAAAAAAGAATAA
- a CDS encoding TonB-dependent receptor codes for MKKLFFFLSVTSFHFLVAQTVSVSGTVTSNKEPVPFASVYVKGGSEGTTADIDGKYQLQLPVGVVTLTAQAQGYRTQNKNLTLVRGLPLTADFTLLEDALGLEEVVVSATRNRVERRSAPVVVSSLKPRLLTATQSITVAEGLNFTPGVRVETNCQNCGFTQVRLNGLDGAYTQILLNSRPIFTSLLGVYGLEQIPTNIIERVEVVRSGGSALYGSNAIAGTVNIITKDPILNTWEIGSNLAIVGGDALDRILNFNSSIVADDLNSGVTLFGAYRNRESYDANDDGFTELVELRNTTVGAKAFLKPTDRSRISVNLNAIREYRRGGDRLDLAPQFTDITEELDHDTFIGGVDYELNSKDGTQQMQIYTSASYTNRDSYYGGLGGGRTRQDSLLANGAFGTTKDLAWVNGLQLTKTFKNNDVLTAGAEYNINDTEDMVLGYNRIVDQNVNILGGYAQYEWKPSDNFSALLGARLDNVTVKGDYSVSGIARDLDLSQTALSPRITLSYKLSEEWRLRGGYARGFRAPQTFNEDLHISSVGGEPQFVILSDDLDTEFSNAFTGSLNYSKTRDLLQFDFLLEGFFTILEDPFTLVSTGAVLENGSILEEVRNGEGARVYGSNFELGISPNPEWRFQLGGTLQKTEWNEPQLLFESDGTPGESDIIIDEFVRVPNFYGYLNTTWIQSEKFNVDITGTYTGNMTIPRVISDTGFLELNDSGSFFDMNIKLETHFDFSDSFMVTLSGGVTNIFNSFQDDFDVGPGRDSDYIYGPDTPRAFFFGLKFGKLH; via the coding sequence TTGAAAAAGCTCTTTTTTTTCCTATCCGTAACCTCTTTCCATTTTCTCGTAGCACAGACCGTTTCGGTCTCGGGAACCGTGACCTCAAATAAGGAACCCGTGCCTTTTGCCAGCGTCTATGTCAAAGGAGGCAGTGAAGGCACAACTGCCGATATAGATGGCAAATATCAATTACAGTTGCCGGTGGGGGTGGTTACCCTAACAGCCCAGGCGCAAGGGTATCGTACGCAAAACAAGAATTTAACCTTGGTCAGGGGTTTGCCCTTGACCGCTGATTTCACACTCTTGGAAGATGCGTTGGGTTTGGAAGAAGTGGTGGTCAGCGCCACCCGAAATCGCGTGGAACGGAGAAGTGCCCCTGTGGTCGTATCTTCTTTGAAACCCAGATTATTGACCGCCACTCAATCTATTACGGTAGCAGAAGGTCTCAACTTCACGCCTGGTGTTCGTGTAGAAACCAATTGCCAAAACTGTGGGTTTACCCAGGTGCGATTGAATGGTCTGGACGGGGCCTATACACAAATATTACTCAACAGCCGGCCCATCTTTACCTCACTGCTTGGCGTCTACGGGCTGGAACAGATCCCGACCAACATCATTGAACGGGTAGAGGTGGTACGTAGTGGAGGTTCTGCTTTATACGGCTCCAATGCCATAGCGGGAACCGTCAATATCATTACCAAAGATCCCATTTTGAACACTTGGGAAATAGGCAGCAATCTGGCCATTGTCGGGGGCGATGCCCTTGATAGAATCTTAAATTTCAATAGTTCAATTGTTGCCGACGACCTTAATAGTGGTGTCACCCTTTTTGGTGCCTACAGAAATCGCGAGTCTTACGATGCCAATGATGATGGGTTTACCGAACTGGTAGAGTTGCGCAATACCACCGTTGGGGCCAAGGCTTTTTTAAAGCCAACCGATAGAAGTCGTATTTCAGTGAACCTAAATGCAATTCGCGAGTATCGAAGAGGTGGCGACCGATTAGATCTGGCCCCCCAATTTACCGACATTACTGAAGAATTGGACCACGATACCTTTATCGGTGGTGTCGATTACGAATTGAACAGCAAAGATGGTACGCAACAAATGCAGATCTATACGTCGGCCTCTTATACCAATCGTGATAGTTATTATGGCGGATTGGGAGGTGGGAGAACTAGACAAGACAGCCTATTGGCCAACGGTGCATTCGGAACGACAAAAGACCTTGCTTGGGTGAACGGCTTGCAATTGACCAAGACCTTTAAGAACAACGATGTGTTAACCGCCGGTGCGGAATATAACATCAATGACACCGAAGATATGGTTCTAGGCTACAATCGGATCGTTGACCAAAACGTGAATATCTTGGGTGGTTATGCCCAATATGAATGGAAGCCTTCAGACAACTTTTCTGCGCTATTGGGTGCCCGATTAGACAATGTTACCGTGAAAGGAGATTATTCTGTGAGCGGTATTGCAAGGGATTTGGATTTAAGCCAAACAGCCCTCTCCCCCAGAATTACCCTATCTTATAAACTCTCGGAAGAATGGCGCCTTCGTGGAGGGTATGCCCGTGGTTTTCGTGCCCCGCAAACCTTCAACGAAGACCTTCACATTTCTAGTGTGGGCGGTGAACCACAGTTCGTCATATTGTCAGATGACCTGGATACGGAATTCTCAAATGCATTTACCGGTTCTTTAAACTATTCAAAAACTAGAGATCTATTACAATTTGATTTTCTTTTGGAAGGATTCTTCACTATTTTGGAAGATCCTTTCACATTGGTCAGTACCGGTGCTGTTTTAGAAAATGGCTCCATTTTAGAGGAGGTCAGAAATGGAGAAGGGGCCCGTGTTTATGGCTCAAACTTTGAATTGGGCATTTCACCAAACCCTGAATGGCGTTTTCAATTGGGCGGTACTTTGCAGAAAACCGAATGGAATGAACCTCAACTGCTTTTTGAAAGCGATGGAACACCTGGGGAAAGTGATATCATTATTGATGAATTCGTTCGCGTGCCCAACTTTTATGGCTATTTGAACACAACTTGGATTCAAAGTGAAAAATTCAATGTGGATATTACGGGCACGTATACCGGCAATATGACCATACCCAGGGTCATCAGCGATACCGGGTTTTTAGAGCTGAATGATTCGGGTTCATTTTTTGATATGAACATTAAGTTGGAAACGCATTTTGACTTTAGCGACTCTTTTATGGTCACACTTTCTGGTGGAGTAACCAATATTTTTAATAGTTTTCAAGATGATTTTGATGTCGGTCCAGGACGGGATTCCGATTACATCTATGGTCCTGATACCCCACGTGCTTTCTTTTTTGGCCTAAAATTTGGAAAGCTTCATTAA
- a CDS encoding thioredoxin family protein → MKNSLPNTIRSRFLLGILLLLAPLFLPTEISAQEKEIQWLSFEQLEDSLNVKPKKVFITFYADWCTYCKKMDHAAFKDSKVISKLHAEYYAVKMNAETTDSIQFDGKLFTNKQLGKTRNPTHEIPLLLASRENRPFSLPAMVLLDEKFEISDRYFEYLSPKQLHNILKQ, encoded by the coding sequence TTGAAAAACAGTTTGCCAAATACCATAAGATCCCGTTTCCTTTTAGGAATCTTACTTTTATTGGCACCTCTTTTTTTGCCAACTGAGATTTCGGCCCAAGAAAAAGAAATTCAATGGCTCAGTTTTGAACAACTGGAAGATTCTTTGAACGTAAAGCCCAAAAAGGTATTTATTACTTTTTATGCCGACTGGTGTACCTATTGCAAAAAAATGGACCACGCCGCATTTAAGGATTCAAAGGTGATTTCGAAGTTACATGCTGAATACTATGCCGTTAAGATGAATGCAGAAACCACCGATTCGATTCAATTTGATGGCAAGTTATTTACAAACAAACAGCTTGGCAAGACCAGAAATCCGACCCATGAGATTCCCCTGCTTTTGGCCTCACGTGAAAACCGTCCGTTTTCACTTCCGGCAATGGTATTGCTCGATGAAAAATTTGAGATAAGCGATAGGTATTTTGAGTATCTCTCCCCGAAACAACTTCATAATATCTTGAAACAGTAA
- a CDS encoding RDD family protein yields MSFDTVQEDKIEYANFWTRFGAYFLDILIIAPISLGLNYINFLHFKSFWVYLLITILGLLYKPYFEYKYGATFGKMATNLKVTDYSFNQIDFQRSIIRSLIFILPSTILIPIQYMAYHNPALMDINSFWEFSTLVAQTYPAQNVFSCLSTVLVITDLIVLLADDMKKQRSLHDRIAKTYVIKSK; encoded by the coding sequence ATGTCATTCGATACCGTTCAGGAAGACAAAATAGAATACGCCAACTTTTGGACACGTTTTGGCGCCTATTTTTTAGACATTTTGATCATAGCCCCAATCTCTCTGGGCCTTAACTATATTAACTTTCTGCATTTCAAAAGTTTTTGGGTCTATCTTCTCATCACAATTTTAGGATTGCTGTACAAACCCTATTTTGAATATAAGTATGGCGCCACCTTTGGAAAAATGGCCACGAATCTAAAAGTAACGGATTACAGTTTCAATCAAATTGATTTTCAAAGATCGATCATCAGAAGCCTGATCTTTATCCTTCCCTCGACAATTCTTATCCCTATACAGTATATGGCCTACCATAACCCAGCGCTCATGGATATCAACAGCTTTTGGGAGTTTAGCACTTTGGTGGCCCAAACCTATCCTGCCCAAAATGTGTTCAGCTGCTTGAGCACTGTTCTAGTCATTACCGATTTAATCGTGTTGCTCGCCGATGATATGAAAAAACAGCGCTCACTGCACGATCGTATTGCCAAAACCTATGTTATTAAATCAAAATAG
- a CDS encoding lycopene cyclase family protein, translating to MSSYDHIIIGAGASGLLLADALGRDDFFNDKKILLLDKDTKRKNDRTWCFWEKGEGAFDAIVHKTWPKIYFAGKETALHQAIAPYQYKMLRGVDFYHHYLEKIKGYANVTFRNDEILSVEETAESVRVNGKNESYLGKVVFDSRFDYKKLKEQQKYPVLQQHFLGWFVKTERPVFHIDEATFMDFSIPQKGNTRFMYVLPFSETEALVEYTLFSENVLPREEYEAAIATYLDELKTGPYEIIEVEQGNIPMSSYAFWSESTNKVIKIGIAGGWAKPSTGYAFYNSAKKVEKLVNYLKRGKSVSEFQRKNRFWFYDLLLLDILSRNNSLGQKIFESLFKKRNPQLILKFLGEDTSLFEDVKIIMACPKRPFLGALVKRLF from the coding sequence ATGTCTTCCTACGACCATATCATCATAGGTGCCGGTGCTTCAGGCCTTTTACTGGCCGATGCCCTGGGCAGGGATGATTTCTTCAACGACAAAAAGATTTTGTTGTTGGATAAAGACACCAAACGAAAAAACGACCGCACTTGGTGTTTTTGGGAAAAAGGCGAAGGTGCTTTTGATGCCATAGTACATAAAACTTGGCCGAAGATTTATTTTGCCGGAAAGGAAACCGCCCTTCACCAAGCCATCGCCCCTTACCAATACAAGATGCTTCGAGGAGTGGACTTTTACCATCACTATTTGGAAAAAATCAAGGGATACGCAAATGTTACATTCCGCAATGATGAGATTCTATCAGTAGAAGAAACAGCAGAATCGGTGCGGGTAAACGGCAAGAACGAAAGCTATTTGGGCAAGGTCGTATTCGATAGTCGTTTCGATTATAAAAAATTGAAGGAGCAGCAAAAATATCCGGTTTTACAGCAGCACTTTTTAGGATGGTTTGTCAAGACAGAACGACCTGTCTTTCATATTGATGAGGCCACTTTCATGGACTTCTCCATACCCCAAAAGGGAAATACCCGGTTCATGTACGTACTTCCTTTCTCTGAAACGGAAGCCTTGGTCGAATACACGCTTTTTTCAGAGAACGTGCTGCCAAGAGAAGAATATGAAGCGGCAATTGCGACCTATCTCGACGAATTGAAAACTGGCCCGTATGAAATAATTGAGGTAGAGCAAGGTAACATTCCCATGAGCTCTTATGCCTTTTGGTCAGAAAGCACCAACAAGGTCATTAAGATTGGTATAGCAGGGGGTTGGGCGAAGCCCAGTACGGGTTATGCCTTTTACAACTCCGCCAAAAAAGTCGAAAAATTGGTCAACTATCTGAAGAGGGGCAAATCCGTTTCCGAATTCCAAAGAAAAAACCGTTTCTGGTTCTATGATCTTTTACTGCTTGATATTCTGTCTCGCAACAACAGCTTAGGGCAGAAAATTTTTGAATCCCTCTTCAAAAAAAGAAATCCACAATTGATTCTTAAATTTCTAGGCGAGGACACTTCGCTTTTTGAAGATGTCAAAATTATCATGGCCTGCCCAAAGCGGCCATTTCTTGGGGCACTGGTAAAAAGATTGTTTTAA
- a CDS encoding polyprenyl synthetase family protein: MQSLEFYREEFTEYLGKKIVSKKPENLYDPVVYIMGLGGKRLRPILTLMAADLFGGDHKKAMDAAMAIEVFHNFSLVHDDIMDDAPLRRGQPTVHEKWNVNTGILSGDAMLISAYQCLEGYEGDTFKALLNLFSKTAIEVCEGQQYDIDFETRNDVAIGEYLKMIEYKTAVLIAAALKMGAIVASAPDEEQELIYEFGRNLGIAFQLQDDYLDAFGNPETFGKQVGGDIIENKKTFLYIEAYRHASEADRKTLVDLYALQPEDPTEKVQKAKAIFERSGAVNAIKRKIENYTEIAFESLAKIKADEENKKVFEDFGNNLMQRTF; this comes from the coding sequence ATGCAGTCCTTAGAGTTTTATCGTGAAGAATTCACCGAATATCTGGGCAAAAAGATAGTTTCAAAAAAACCGGAGAATCTATATGACCCCGTTGTTTACATTATGGGTCTGGGAGGTAAGCGCCTTCGTCCCATTCTAACCTTAATGGCCGCCGATTTGTTCGGCGGTGATCACAAGAAAGCCATGGATGCTGCAATGGCCATTGAAGTATTTCACAATTTTTCTTTGGTGCATGATGATATCATGGATGATGCCCCTTTGCGCCGTGGCCAGCCCACGGTTCACGAAAAATGGAATGTCAATACCGGTATACTCTCGGGAGATGCCATGCTCATATCAGCCTATCAATGTCTAGAGGGTTATGAAGGAGACACTTTTAAAGCGTTGCTCAACCTGTTCTCTAAAACGGCGATAGAAGTATGTGAAGGGCAACAATACGATATCGATTTTGAGACCCGCAATGATGTTGCGATAGGGGAGTACCTTAAAATGATTGAATACAAAACAGCGGTTTTGATAGCTGCGGCACTTAAAATGGGAGCAATCGTAGCAAGCGCCCCAGACGAAGAGCAAGAACTGATCTATGAGTTCGGACGAAATCTGGGCATTGCCTTTCAGTTGCAAGATGATTATCTCGATGCCTTTGGCAACCCAGAAACCTTCGGGAAACAAGTGGGGGGTGATATCATTGAGAACAAAAAGACTTTTCTCTACATAGAGGCGTACCGACATGCTTCTGAGGCCGACCGCAAAACCTTGGTCGATCTGTATGCCCTTCAGCCTGAAGACCCAACTGAAAAGGTACAAAAGGCCAAGGCCATTTTTGAAAGAAGCGGTGCCGTCAATGCCATAAAAAGGAAAATTGAAAACTATACCGAAATAGCTTTTGAGTCATTGGCGAAGATAAAGGCCGATGAAGAAAACAAGAAAGTGTTTGAAGATTTTGGCAATAATCTCATGCAGCGTACTTTTTAA
- a CDS encoding RNA polymerase sigma factor, with translation MTTEQENRKRLADFFTDEYQSLKGYVRSRIDSTAESDAEDIVQDVALKLFSRSSPSPIDNIAGFVYRSVRNKIIDVMRTKKERLYDDSALEDLWTEFAGLFYGKDEVEYPEPLIKKLKQVVTELKPDYRDIILAVDFEGYSYREIAEQTGISQGTLMSRRHRAMSILLRNLENEKKDKN, from the coding sequence ATGACCACAGAACAAGAAAACCGTAAAAGACTGGCAGACTTTTTCACCGATGAGTACCAATCGCTCAAAGGGTACGTGCGATCAAGGATCGATAGCACGGCCGAAAGCGATGCGGAAGACATTGTTCAAGATGTGGCCCTGAAGCTGTTCTCAAGGTCGAGTCCGTCACCAATTGACAATATTGCCGGCTTTGTGTACCGTTCGGTCCGAAACAAAATAATCGATGTTATGCGCACCAAAAAAGAAAGATTATATGATGACTCGGCACTAGAAGACCTGTGGACAGAATTTGCAGGGCTTTTTTACGGTAAAGATGAGGTCGAATATCCTGAGCCACTGATAAAAAAGTTGAAGCAGGTGGTAACCGAACTCAAACCTGATTATCGAGACATCATATTGGCGGTCGATTTTGAAGGGTACAGCTATCGCGAAATCGCCGAACAAACGGGAATTTCACAGGGCACCCTAATGTCTCGAAGACATAGGGCCATGTCGATATTGCTCAGAAACTTGGAAAACGAAAAAAAAGATAAAAATTAA